In one window of Gopherus evgoodei ecotype Sinaloan lineage chromosome 9, rGopEvg1_v1.p, whole genome shotgun sequence DNA:
- the LOC115657983 gene encoding hepatocyte cell adhesion molecule-like isoform X1: MHQETLHEMLFALLLCLACLLPEVTMEQNTKEVYCRFNTTILLMGTNLNASSVFNVEWRAQLKGREKVSILTYSPGSNNIYINESYKKRVVFSHTSFSLIIHYVTLSDEGVYTLTIQLLNKQQQIDRTRVTVIIPVSNVRITSETSAPHQGKNITLNCLGTAGNAMSYSWQKCNQPLPIGNRTILSKENASLTLINIQQSDIGTYRCVAQNVLSSGHKDFILQLCAETGVSPWRSYGIYGYPGYLGYAIVIFYIFSCVKRTRKSSSKDQSDTIYENIALENTPTTSKRVPPAHIRHIKK, translated from the exons ATGCACCAGGAAACTCTGCATGAAATGCTGTTTGCTCTTCTGCTCTGTCTTGCTTGCCTTCTACCTG AGGTCACAATGGAACAAAATACTAAGGAAGTCTATTGTCGCTTCAATACCACAATACTGCTGATGGGGACCAATCTGAATGCTTCTTCAGTCTTTAATGTGGAGTGGCGTGCACAgctaaaagggagagaaaaggtcTCCATCCTAACATACTCCCCCGGCTCCAACAACATCTATATTAATGAAAGTTACAAGAAGAGAGTTGTCTTTTCTCATACCAGCTTTTCCTTGATTATTCATTATGTGACTTTAAGCGACGAAGGAGTCTATACACTGACCATCCAGCTGCTTAACAAGCAGCAACAGATCGACAGGACAAGAGTCACAGTGATCA TACCTGTATCGAACGTGCGAATCACCAGTGAAACATCTGCTCCTCATCAGGGGAAAAACATCACTTTGAATTGCCTGGGGACAGCAGGAAATGCCATGTCCTACTCCTGGCAGAAATGCAACCAGCCTTTGCCAATTGGAAACCGCACCATCCTGTCTAAGGAAAACGCATCCCTGACCCTCATTAACATACAGCAATCCGACATTGGGACTTACAGATGTGTGGCCCAGAACGTACTCAGTTCTGGGCACAAAGACTTCatcctgcagctctgtgctgagacTG GTGTCTCTCCCTGGCGGAGCTATGGCATTTATGGGTACCCTGGCTATCTGGGCTACGCTATTGTCATCTTCTACATCTTCAGCTGTGTGAAAAGGACCAGGAAAAGCAGCTCCAAAGACCAGTCAG ataCCATTTATGAAAACATAGCTCTTGAAAACACCCCCACAACCAGCAAAAGAGTTCCCCCTGCCCACATAAGACACATCAAGAAGTAA
- the LOC115657983 gene encoding hepatocyte cell adhesion molecule-like isoform X2, which translates to MHQETLHEMLFALLLCLACLLPEVTMEQNTKEVYCRFNTTILLMGTNLNASSVFNVEWRAQLKGREKVSILTYSPGSNNIYINESYKKRVVFSHTSFSLIIHYVTLSDEGVYTLTIQLLNKQQQIDRTRVTVIIPVSNVRITSETSAPHQGKNITLNCLGTAGNAMSYSWQKCNQPLPIGNRTILSKENASLTLINIQQSDIGTYRCVAQNVLSSGHKDFILQLCAETGVSPWRSYGIYGYPGYLGYAIVIFYIFSCVKRTRKSSSKDQSGARLRR; encoded by the exons ATGCACCAGGAAACTCTGCATGAAATGCTGTTTGCTCTTCTGCTCTGTCTTGCTTGCCTTCTACCTG AGGTCACAATGGAACAAAATACTAAGGAAGTCTATTGTCGCTTCAATACCACAATACTGCTGATGGGGACCAATCTGAATGCTTCTTCAGTCTTTAATGTGGAGTGGCGTGCACAgctaaaagggagagaaaaggtcTCCATCCTAACATACTCCCCCGGCTCCAACAACATCTATATTAATGAAAGTTACAAGAAGAGAGTTGTCTTTTCTCATACCAGCTTTTCCTTGATTATTCATTATGTGACTTTAAGCGACGAAGGAGTCTATACACTGACCATCCAGCTGCTTAACAAGCAGCAACAGATCGACAGGACAAGAGTCACAGTGATCA TACCTGTATCGAACGTGCGAATCACCAGTGAAACATCTGCTCCTCATCAGGGGAAAAACATCACTTTGAATTGCCTGGGGACAGCAGGAAATGCCATGTCCTACTCCTGGCAGAAATGCAACCAGCCTTTGCCAATTGGAAACCGCACCATCCTGTCTAAGGAAAACGCATCCCTGACCCTCATTAACATACAGCAATCCGACATTGGGACTTACAGATGTGTGGCCCAGAACGTACTCAGTTCTGGGCACAAAGACTTCatcctgcagctctgtgctgagacTG GTGTCTCTCCCTGGCGGAGCTATGGCATTTATGGGTACCCTGGCTATCTGGGCTACGCTATTGTCATCTTCTACATCTTCAGCTGTGTGAAAAGGACCAGGAAAAGCAGCTCCAAAGACCAGTCAG GTGCAAGGCTGCGGAGATGA